One genomic window of Salvelinus alpinus chromosome 9, SLU_Salpinus.1, whole genome shotgun sequence includes the following:
- the LOC139530924 gene encoding serine/threonine-protein phosphatase 2A 56 kDa regulatory subunit epsilon isoform-like isoform X5 produces MDTLSDLKMKEYKRSTLNELVDYVTVSRGYLTEQAYPEVVKMVSYNIFRTLPPTDSNEFDPEEDEPTLEASWPHLQLVYEFFIRFLESQEFQPSIAKKYIDQKFVLQLLELFDSEDPRERDYLKTVLHRIYGKFLGLRAFIRKQINNIFLRFVYETEHFNGVAELLEILGSIINGFALPLKAEHKQFLVKVLIPLHTVRSLSLFHAQLAYCIVQFLEKDPALTEPVIRGLLKFWRKTCSQKEVMYLGELEEILDVIEPTQFVKIQEPLFKQISRCVSSPHFQVAERALYYWNNEYIMSLIEENSSVILPIMFASLYRISKEHWNPAIVALVYNVLKAFMEMNSTLFDELTATYKSDRQREKEKEKEREELWKKLEDLELKRSLRRDGIIPT; encoded by the exons ATGGACACGCTGTCTGACCTAAAGATGAAAGAGTACAAGCGCTCCACGCTCAACGAACTGGTGGACTATGTCACCGTCAGCAGGGGCTACCTGACAGAACAGGCCTACCCGGAGGTTGTCAAAATG GTGTCTTACAACATATTCCGCACCCTTCCGCCCACGGACAGTAATGAGTTTGACCCAGAGGAGGATGAACCCACACTCGAGGCCTCATGGCCGCACTTACAG CTAGTGTATGAGTTCTTCATACGATTCTTGGAGAGTCAAGAATTCCAGCCCAGCATTGCCAAAAAGTACATAGACCAGAAATTTGTTCTACAG CTCTTGGAGCTCTTTGACAGTGAGGACCCTCGGGAGAGAGATTACCTGAAAACAGTCTTACACAGAATATATGGGAAATTCCTGGGGCTGAGGGCTTTTATACGAAAACAGATAAATAATATTTTTCTACG TTTTGTTTATGAGACTGAGCACTTTAACGGGGTTGCTGAGTTGCTGGAGATCTTGGGAAG CATAATCAATGGTTTTGCCCTGCCGCTCAAAGCAGAGCACAAACAGTTTCTGGTCAAAGTGTTGATCCCCCTCCACACTGTCAGGAGTCTGTCCCTCTTCCACGCACAG TTGGCGTATTGCATTGTACAGTTCCTAGAGAAAGACCCAGCGTTAACAGAACCA GTCATCAGGGGCTTACTGAAGTTCTGGCGAAAAACCTGCAGTCAAAAAGAG gtTATGTACCTGGGGGAGCTGGAGGAGATCCTAGACGTGATCGAGCCGACACAGTTCGTCAAGATCCAGGAGCCGCTTTTCAAACAGATCTCCAGATGCGTATCCAGCCCACACTTCCAG GTGGCAGAAAGGGCCCTGTACTACTGGAACAACGAGTACATCATGAGTCTGATTGAGGAGAACTCCAGCGTTATCTTACCCATCATGTTCGCCAGCCTGTACAGGATCTCCAAAGAACACTGGAACCC CGCGATAGTGGCGTTGGTGTACAACGTACTGAAAGCCTTCATGGAGATGAACAGTACCTTGTTTGATGAGCTCACAGCTACTTACAAGTCAGACCGCCAGCG tgagaaggagaaggagaaggagagggaggagcttTGGAAGAAGTTAGAGGACCTGGAGCTGAAGAGGAGCCTTAGGCGTGACGGGATAATTCCCACTTAA